The following are from one region of the bacterium genome:
- a CDS encoding lysine--tRNA ligase, which produces MSELDQQMENRRSKLDLMRAQGVEPYPSRVEYDLEPSEVHGRYDERSAEELEHAGLVLRVPGRITALRKHGKTTFLDLHDGVKLQVMARKTILSERAAELVADFDLGDYAVVTGELIRTRTGELTLAATDVSMLAKALRPLPEKWHGLAAVEARYRRRYLDLLGNTQSRRAFEIRARAIRYLRDVFDRRGFLEVETPMMQTLAGGAAARPFMTHHNALDLDLYLRIAPELYLKRLLVGGIHRVYEINRNFRNEGISTQHNPEFTMLEFYWAYSDYLQLMDFTERLISDLAMELLGEPALIWKGERIEVMPPWPRYTVRQAIAKYEQIDDSQLDHPADIARELSQREIPWPAQVSDPSHPVLTCGSRMAFERDHADVKVPDGWYGFLLIRLFEATVEDRLVQPTFITDYPVVVSPFAKACPDDPRFVERFELFVGGMEIANAFTELNDPETQAERFRAQLQARELGDEEAHRYDADYVLALEHGMPPAGGEGIGVDRLAMLLTDSSSIRDVILFPLLKPEASEFLEALAEESSEGPVESEESD; this is translated from the coding sequence ATGTCCGAACTCGATCAGCAGATGGAGAACCGCCGCAGTAAGCTCGATCTGATGCGCGCGCAAGGGGTCGAGCCCTACCCGAGTCGCGTCGAGTACGACCTCGAGCCCTCGGAGGTTCACGGACGATACGACGAACGAAGCGCTGAGGAGCTCGAGCACGCGGGACTGGTGCTCCGAGTCCCGGGCCGGATCACGGCGCTGCGCAAGCATGGCAAGACCACCTTTCTGGATCTGCACGACGGGGTCAAGCTTCAGGTCATGGCGCGCAAGACGATCTTGAGCGAACGGGCGGCGGAGCTCGTAGCGGATTTCGACCTTGGCGACTACGCTGTCGTCACCGGCGAGCTCATTCGCACACGAACCGGCGAGCTGACCCTAGCCGCCACCGACGTGTCGATGCTGGCCAAGGCGCTGAGACCGCTCCCCGAGAAGTGGCACGGCCTGGCCGCGGTCGAGGCCCGCTACCGCAGGCGGTACCTCGATCTCTTGGGCAATACCCAGTCACGCCGGGCCTTCGAGATTCGTGCCCGCGCGATTCGATATCTGCGCGACGTCTTCGATCGGCGGGGCTTTCTCGAGGTCGAGACGCCGATGATGCAGACGCTTGCCGGAGGAGCGGCGGCGCGGCCCTTTATGACGCACCACAACGCTCTCGATCTCGACCTATATCTGCGAATCGCGCCCGAGCTGTATCTGAAGCGCCTTTTGGTCGGAGGAATCCACCGCGTCTACGAGATCAATCGCAACTTTCGCAACGAGGGTATCTCGACCCAGCACAACCCAGAGTTCACCATGCTGGAGTTCTACTGGGCCTACTCGGACTACCTGCAGCTGATGGATTTCACCGAACGCCTGATTTCGGATTTGGCGATGGAGCTCTTGGGCGAGCCGGCGCTGATCTGGAAAGGCGAGCGCATCGAGGTCATGCCGCCCTGGCCTCGTTACACGGTTCGCCAAGCGATCGCCAAGTACGAGCAGATCGATGACAGCCAGCTGGACCACCCCGCGGACATCGCGCGGGAGCTCTCGCAGCGCGAGATTCCCTGGCCGGCGCAGGTGTCCGATCCCAGCCACCCGGTTCTGACCTGCGGCTCCCGTATGGCTTTCGAGCGCGATCATGCGGATGTCAAAGTGCCGGACGGTTGGTACGGTTTTCTGCTCATCAGGCTCTTTGAGGCCACGGTCGAGGACCGTCTCGTACAGCCGACCTTCATCACCGATTACCCGGTCGTTGTCTCGCCCTTTGCCAAGGCCTGTCCCGACGACCCGCGCTTCGTCGAGCGTTTCGAGCTTTTCGTCGGCGGTATGGAGATCGCCAATGCCTTCACTGAGTTGAACGATCCCGAGACCCAGGCCGAGCGCTTTCGGGCTCAGCTGCAGGCGCGCGAGCTCGGTGACGAGGAAGCTCACCGCTACGATGCGGACTACGTACTGGCCCTCGAGCACGGTATGCCGCCGGCGGGTGGCGAAGGGATCGGCGTTGACCGGCTCGCCATGCTGCTGACCGACAGCTCTTCGATTCGCGATGTCATTCTCTTTCCGCTCCTCAAGCCCGAGGCAAGCGAGTTCCTGGAGGCGTTGGCGGAGGAGAGCTCCGAGGGACCCGTGGAGTCCGAGGAATCGGATTGA
- the hpt gene encoding hypoxanthine phosphoribosyltransferase, giving the protein MDRSPPRVLISEDELQHRIAELAAEIDRDYQEEELLCIGVLKGSVFFMVDLLKKVTVPAKIDFLQTSSYRSGTTPGEVRIRKDVDVAIRGKHVLIIEDIVDTGHTLSTVLGLFRFRGASSVRLCALLDKHEAREVPISVDYSGFKIDNVFVVGYGLDLDERYRELPYIGVYDSDDAQTQEG; this is encoded by the coding sequence ATGGACAGATCGCCGCCACGAGTATTGATATCCGAGGACGAGCTCCAGCATCGCATTGCCGAGCTGGCGGCGGAGATTGATCGTGACTACCAGGAGGAGGAGCTCCTTTGCATCGGAGTTCTGAAGGGCTCCGTGTTCTTCATGGTCGACCTCCTGAAGAAGGTCACCGTACCGGCCAAGATCGATTTCCTTCAGACCTCGAGCTACCGGTCGGGAACCACGCCCGGCGAAGTGCGCATTAGGAAAGACGTCGACGTCGCGATTCGGGGCAAGCACGTCTTGATCATCGAGGACATCGTCGATACCGGCCATACGCTGAGCACGGTGCTCGGGCTATTTCGCTTCCGCGGCGCCAGCAGCGTCAGGCTATGTGCCCTCCTCGACAAGCACGAAGCCCGCGAGGTTCCGATATCCGTGGATTACTCGGGGTTCAAGATCGACAACGTATTCGTGGTCGGCTACGGGCTCGACCTCGACGAGCGCTACCGAGAGCTTCCTTACATCGGTGTCTACGACAGCGACGATGCACAAACCCAGGAGGGCTGA
- a CDS encoding purine-nucleoside phosphorylase codes for MERHLEQLHAARQAWQERGWPAPDLLLVSGSGLAVDLAGATRHQADLEEVVPFPVRGVVGHPLEFQMLEPIPGRFVAYQRGRVHSYQGYDANETVFVVRLAALRGAKRLVMTNAAGGVHASQSAGEIAIIEDQINLMGLNPLRGELPPEWGPQFPDMLNAHDPELGDLAARVAEELDIRCSRGVYAGFAGPSFETAAEVDMARTLGADLVGMSTVLEVIAARHLGVRCLCFSLIANLAAGVTNEAVDHLKVLEASEAAGGRLGRLLTELLTRERLYE; via the coding sequence ATGGAGCGCCATCTGGAGCAACTGCACGCCGCCCGTCAGGCCTGGCAAGAACGTGGCTGGCCGGCGCCCGACCTGCTGTTGGTCTCTGGCTCCGGACTCGCCGTCGACCTGGCCGGGGCAACCAGGCACCAGGCCGACCTCGAGGAGGTCGTCCCGTTTCCGGTGCGCGGAGTTGTCGGCCACCCGCTCGAATTCCAGATGCTCGAGCCGATCCCGGGCAGGTTCGTCGCCTACCAGCGCGGCCGGGTCCACTCGTACCAGGGCTATGACGCCAATGAGACCGTCTTCGTCGTGCGGTTGGCTGCCCTGCGGGGCGCAAAGAGGCTGGTGATGACCAACGCCGCCGGGGGCGTGCACGCGAGCCAGTCGGCGGGCGAGATCGCGATCATCGAGGATCAGATCAACCTGATGGGGCTCAATCCGCTCAGGGGCGAGCTGCCGCCGGAATGGGGACCGCAGTTCCCGGACATGCTCAACGCGCATGACCCGGAGCTCGGAGACCTCGCCGCTCGGGTCGCCGAAGAGCTGGATATCCGATGCTCACGCGGTGTCTATGCGGGCTTCGCCGGTCCCAGCTTCGAGACCGCGGCGGAAGTCGACATGGCTCGCACCTTGGGCGCCGACCTGGTGGGGATGTCCACGGTGCTCGAGGTCATTGCGGCTCGGCACCTGGGAGTCCGCTGTCTTTGCTTCTCGCTGATCGCCAACCTCGCCGCCGGTGTAACGAACGAAGCCGTGGACCACCTCAAGGTTTTGGAGGCCAGCGAAGCGGCAGGGGGCCGGCTGGGAAGGCTGCTGACAGAGCTTCTGACCCGCGAGCGTCTGTACGAATAG
- a CDS encoding FtsX-like permease family protein has protein sequence MTRSPLPVVLAVRYLKSGRKDSFVTFLSAVAAGGIAVGVAALILALSALAGFQSALRREILLRTPEIEIEVPDRVAAAALQGRLLAMSEVRSAQITARGAGWIAHRGSIRPVAMLGYEGPVPVIFPGAEGRPNGLYVPDSLADAWILEPGEVVEIASSRPTLTPLGPQPRVVRLAVTDSFDSGVTEQRNRIALPLAAAEALLGRSEYRVLVETGDLSSALSLVARLRVENESALRMSSWQDLNQALFFALRLEKTLMFLAVLLIVLVAALALVSDIHLIVASKRREIGILGAMGATRRTITRSFVLLGGALGLAGVAVGGSVGALLAWLLGRYQLLRLPASVYFLDHVPFEVEPGDVFLVMASALAIAALAAALGSRSAASLRPVEVLHR, from the coding sequence GTGACCCGATCGCCGCTGCCGGTGGTTCTGGCTGTCCGTTACCTGAAGAGCGGGCGCAAAGACTCGTTCGTCACGTTTCTCTCCGCTGTGGCTGCAGGCGGGATCGCCGTGGGAGTTGCCGCGTTGATTCTTGCGCTCAGCGCTCTGGCGGGTTTTCAGAGTGCTCTGCGTCGCGAGATTCTGCTGCGCACCCCGGAGATCGAGATCGAGGTTCCGGACCGCGTCGCGGCAGCGGCGCTCCAGGGCCGGCTGCTTGCGATGAGCGAGGTGCGCTCGGCTCAGATCACGGCGAGGGGGGCAGGTTGGATAGCTCATCGCGGCAGCATTCGGCCGGTGGCCATGCTCGGTTATGAAGGCCCGGTGCCGGTGATCTTCCCAGGCGCCGAGGGTCGCCCGAACGGGCTCTACGTGCCGGACTCCTTGGCCGACGCCTGGATTCTGGAGCCGGGGGAGGTCGTCGAGATCGCCTCCAGCAGGCCGACTCTGACCCCCCTCGGTCCTCAGCCTCGGGTCGTGCGGCTCGCGGTGACCGACTCATTCGACAGCGGCGTGACCGAGCAACGGAACAGGATCGCCTTGCCGCTGGCCGCGGCCGAGGCACTCTTGGGGCGTTCTGAATACAGGGTCCTGGTCGAGACCGGCGACCTGAGCTCGGCTCTTTCTCTCGTGGCGCGGTTGCGGGTCGAGAACGAGAGCGCGTTGCGGATGAGTTCCTGGCAGGACTTGAACCAGGCTCTGTTCTTCGCGCTGCGGCTGGAGAAGACGCTGATGTTTCTGGCTGTGCTCTTGATCGTCCTGGTGGCGGCCCTCGCCCTGGTCTCCGATATTCATTTGATCGTCGCCAGCAAGCGCAGGGAGATCGGGATTCTGGGCGCCATGGGCGCTACCCGGCGCACAATCACCCGGTCCTTCGTTCTGCTCGGCGGCGCACTCGGGCTTGCCGGAGTCGCGGTCGGTGGCTCGGTCGGTGCCTTGCTGGCGTGGCTGCTGGGCCGGTATCAGTTGCTCCGGCTTCCGGCGAGCGTCTACTTCCTCGACCACGTGCCCTTTGAAGTCGAGCCCGGCGATGTATTCCTGGTGATGGCCAGCGCCCTGGCGATCGCGGCTCTCGCTGCCGCTCTGGGGTCGCGATCGGCCGCTTCGCTGCGGCCGGTGGAGGTTCTTCACCGTTGA
- a CDS encoding RidA family protein, translating into MDFLHSDAAPAAIGPYSQAISVDGFLYTSGQVALDASTGELVGEDFETQARKVLSNLEAVLSSAGCAFSDVVKATVFVVDLADFPRLNELYGEAMGNHRPARSTVQVAGLPKGALVEIDLIAKLP; encoded by the coding sequence ATGGATTTCCTTCATTCGGACGCGGCTCCGGCGGCCATTGGGCCTTACTCACAGGCGATCTCGGTCGACGGCTTTCTCTACACCTCCGGTCAAGTGGCCCTCGACGCCAGCACCGGCGAGCTGGTCGGCGAGGACTTCGAGACTCAGGCACGCAAGGTCCTGAGCAACCTCGAGGCGGTGTTGAGCTCGGCGGGCTGCGCCTTCTCGGACGTGGTCAAGGCCACCGTGTTCGTGGTCGACCTGGCCGACTTCCCGCGGCTGAACGAGCTCTACGGCGAGGCCATGGGCAATCACCGGCCCGCACGCTCGACGGTGCAGGTGGCGGGCCTGCCCAAGGGCGCGTTGGTCGAGATCGATCTGATCGCCAAGCTGCCGTAG